The sequence acacagatgtgtccctgtagacacacacacatggatgcacacacacacatggatgCACACACTCGtggatgcacacacacacatggatgCCCATGCACACACAGTTGTGTCCCTGCATACACACGCACAcggatgcacacacacatggatgcacacacacacagagatgtgtccctgcacacacacatggatgcacacacacatggatgCACACACTCatggatgcacacacacacatggatgaacatgcacacacagatgtgtccctgcacacacacacatggatgcacacacacacatggatgaacatgcacacacagttgtgtccctgcacacacacacggatGCACACACATATGGATGCCCATGCACACACAGATgtgtccctgcacacacacacatggatgCACACACTCatggatgcacacacacacatggatgaacatgcacacacagatgtgtccctgcacacacacatggatgCATACACACACATGGATGCACACACTCATGGATGCACACACTCATGGATGCACATTCACACAtagatgcacacacacacacagagatgtgtccctgcacacacacacacggatgcacacacacatggatgcacacacacacatggatgcccatgcacacacagatgtgtccctgcacacacacacagatgcacACACTCATGGATGCACACACTCatggatgcacacacacacatggatgCCCATGCACACACAGTTgtgtccctgcacacacacatggatgCACACACTCatggatgcacacacacacacggatgCCCATGCACATGGATGTGCACACCCACGGGAATCCATGCCCATGAATGCCCATATAAAGGAGTGTCCATGAGCACACAGATGCCCCACACAGCCATGCCAGTGTGGGGGTGCCCATGACCCTACACATGGATGCACACAGGCATGGGAGCCCATGACAATGTAAATGAGTGCCCACGCACAGGGATGCCCGTGCACACGGGCTCCCATGCCCACGAATGCCCGTGTAAATGGGTGCCCACGCCCGCAGATGCCCATACACATGGATACCCACACACAGGGATGCTCCTGCACATGTCCACTCACACCCAGCCCTCCCTCCCATCCAGGACTGCCCTCCACGCCAAGGTGCCCGGGAGACCGATGGTGGCCGCGACaccatggggtgctggggacgGTGGCCCCGCCTGTGGCCCCGCACGGCTCTCCTGGTCCACGGGCGGTGGCCAGAGGGGACCTGGGCTGGGGATTCCTTTGCTGGTCCCACAGCGACAGCTATAGGTGACCGtccgggatgggatgggatgggatgggatgggatgggatgggatgggatgggatgggatgggatgggatgggatgggatgggatgagtcCAGCTCCGCGTCCAACCATCCTGCTCGGCTCCGGCCAGCGGCCAGCGACGCCCAGAGCCGGCAGAGGAGTCCTCCAGTGCCCGGACAGGAGGGTCCCATCCCGCCCTCTGGCAGAAGCAGAGGATTTGGGGAGCACGGCCAGAGCCTGGGAAAGCCCCACTCCATGTCCTCCACATCCCCAGACGCCGCAGGACTCGGCTGGCCCcgcccggggctgcgggagaggatCCGGCGTGGGGACAGTGGGTGACCTGACTCGGGGGACTGGGGGTGCTCCAAACAGCATCGCCCTGCTCCCCACCCCCAGACTCACCAGCACCCCCATCCCCAGGAGCGGGGACCACGCTGGGGTGCTCTGCTCCTCAGTGGGATTCCTCAGAGCAGTGCTGGCAACCCGGGAGCTTTCCTTAAGGGCTGGGGGGCTCTCGGGTTGTGTTTTCCCACCTCACCCCCCAAAACTTGGGAGTGGCTCCCGAGTCACCCAGAAGAAAGGCCAGGAGACGAGGTGGTACCCAAAAACATCACAGTGAACACCACACTCAGCAAGAAACACCCGTGGCTGCTCCTGCGGCCAGGAGggcccccccgggacccccccgcgCTCGGCTCCGCCAAATGccccagaagaaaaatattcctcCCCCCGGGGAGGCCAAAACATCCCCTCCCCCCCCGAGTCCTGGCCCAGGGCGTGGGTGGGAATCGCCCCTTGGTCACGGCAggtcccctccatgtcccctccatgtccccgcCACGCGCTGCTCCCCCATGGCCGGGGGACGCTCCAGGGTCTCGCTGCGGCAGCACCGAGGAGATCCCAGCGGACTCCGGCTGTGCCAGGAAAGCTGGGCTGGCGCTCCACAGCCTCCTGCTTCCTCCGCCGGTCACAAATGTCCCCGCGGGCGGGGTTAGGACGTGTCCTTCAGCTCGGGGCTGGGGGTCTGCGGAGAGGGCACCTCCGCTGAGGGCGACTGCATGTCCTGGGCACTGCCTGCCAGGAGAGACGGGGAGAGGGTCATGGGATGGGGTCAGagcatggaatcacagaatcatagaggCTGGAAAAGTGCTCCAAGAGCATCGAGTCAAACCTGTGCCCGATGCCCACCTTGTCTCCAGCCCAGTGACCAGCCCAGTGACCAGGCCCCATCCagggactccaaacctccctgtgaagttccaatgcctgaccaccctttccacgGAGAATTTTTCCCCCATATCCAACCTGGACCTCCCATCCCTctcctgttccctgggagcagagccccccagctgtccccgaCAGCCCCCaccggctgtcccctcctgtcaggagttgtgcagagccacaaggtcccccctgagcctccttttttccaggctgagccccttcccagctccctcagcctctcctggggctccagccccttcccagctccgttccctgccctggactcactccagcccctctgtgtcctTGTTCTTAAGCACGGGATGAACACGGGAACCCCTGTCTGTGCTCACCCCAcatcctcccccctccccctggTCACCCACCTGCGCTCAGGGACATCTCGGCCAGTTTGAGGGGCAGGTCGGCAGGGCTGACGCCGGCGGGCGAGCCCAGGATGTCGGGCAGGGCATTGCGCCGGCCCGTCCTGCCGGAGGATGCGAAGTCCAGCACGGGTTCCACCTCAGTCATGCTAACCCTGGGGAGAGATGTCCCCTCTGTCACTCCCGGAGCACAGCGAGCTAAAGGGACCCGGCTCTGCTCAGGTCTGGGCGCTCtggtgccctctgctcccccctgCACTCCCTCTGCCCGACAGGAGCAAAGGCAGGGCCACCCTGCTGCCCCGGGGACTCGCCACCGCCACCCGGGCACCTCTGGGTGCTCTGGTCTCTGCTGGTCACCGCAGCCTGGAGGGAAGGGGTTCCCAGGGTCCCACCAGCCCCCCACCCCAGGCAGCCTTACCGGGcaccctccagcctggcctggcacCGCGTCTGCCCCGTGCCCAGGTGAGGGACACCACGGGGAACAGGGATCCGTCCTGGCTGGGTCCCCTCTGGCTCTG is a genomic window of Anomalospiza imberbis isolate Cuckoo-Finch-1a 21T00152 chromosome 25, ASM3175350v1, whole genome shotgun sequence containing:
- the LOC137462277 gene encoding cAMP-dependent protein kinase inhibitor beta-like, translated to MTEVEPVLDFASSGRTGRRNALPDILGSPAGVSPADLPLKLAEMSLSAGSAQDMQSPSAEVPSPQTPSPELKDTS